One part of the Truepera radiovictrix DSM 17093 genome encodes these proteins:
- a CDS encoding nucleoside hydrolase yields MKHTPLRKALALTLPLFFLAACGEVDDLLTPDPPPVEEPSDPTPPDPIDEPGEPEEPPAGGVRVIYDTDYGIDVDDVGALAVLHALADMDEVTILGVVSNVADPFAPPAIDVVNTYYGRPDIPIGLTDRPYYAEAYPYWREHDPRFIEDMALRFPHNTPMDGSVPTATEVYRELLAAQPDNSVTIVSVGFLQNLSDLLNSGPDEHSPLDGRTLIQQKVRELSLMGGHYPSSNNDLYLSGGREMDSRYAIDVIENWPTVINFNTGPTCHEVLNGATLTATTPETNPVRFAYEQFFDGPSRNRNAWDLCSVLYAVRGLWGPEGQYFDVIETEQLTLTTTGFNEWIDEDDPRHHRLIRVMPEDELSAILEALLTQPPANPGP; encoded by the coding sequence ATGAAGCACACCCCCCTTCGCAAAGCGCTCGCCTTGACCCTGCCGCTCTTTTTCCTCGCAGCGTGCGGCGAGGTCGACGATCTCTTGACACCCGACCCCCCACCGGTGGAGGAGCCGAGCGACCCCACCCCCCCGGACCCCATCGACGAACCCGGCGAACCGGAGGAACCGCCCGCAGGGGGCGTACGCGTGATTTACGATACCGACTACGGTATCGACGTCGACGATGTCGGGGCGCTCGCCGTGTTGCACGCGCTCGCTGATATGGACGAGGTCACCATCTTGGGCGTCGTCTCCAACGTCGCCGACCCCTTCGCCCCGCCCGCTATCGACGTGGTCAACACCTACTACGGCCGTCCGGACATCCCCATCGGCCTCACCGACCGGCCCTACTACGCCGAAGCCTACCCCTACTGGCGCGAGCACGACCCGCGCTTTATCGAGGACATGGCGCTTCGTTTCCCCCACAACACCCCCATGGACGGCTCGGTACCCACGGCGACCGAGGTCTACCGCGAGCTGCTCGCCGCGCAGCCCGACAACAGCGTGACGATCGTCTCGGTGGGCTTTTTGCAAAACCTCTCCGACCTGCTCAACTCCGGGCCGGACGAACATAGCCCCCTGGACGGCCGCACCCTCATCCAGCAGAAGGTGCGTGAGCTGTCGCTGATGGGCGGCCACTATCCGAGCAGCAACAACGACCTCTACCTCTCGGGGGGCCGCGAGATGGACTCGCGCTACGCCATCGACGTCATCGAAAACTGGCCGACGGTGATCAACTTTAACACCGGCCCCACCTGCCACGAGGTGCTTAACGGGGCGACGCTGACCGCCACGACCCCCGAGACCAACCCGGTCCGCTTCGCGTATGAGCAGTTTTTTGACGGGCCCTCGAGAAACCGCAACGCCTGGGACCTCTGCTCGGTGCTCTACGCGGTGCGCGGGCTCTGGGGCCCCGAAGGGCAGTACTTCGACGTGATCGAAACCGAACAGCTCACCCTGACCACCACCGGTTTCAACGAGTGGATCGACGAGGACGACCCCCGTCACCACCGCCTCATCCGGGTGATGCCCGAAGACGAGCTGAGCGCGATTTTAGAGGCGCTTCTCACCCAGCCGCCAGCCAACCCCGGCCCTTAA
- a CDS encoding SCO family protein yields the protein MKHPSQKRFWWLAALGVVAALVAAFSWGQLRADAAPTLHGTALDNPPLVAPFELTNARGERVTLEAWRGELLLVFFGFTSCPDVCPLTLGRLAKIYEDLGEPEDVQVVMITVDPEHDTPEVTQRYAEAFHPDFVGLSGSTADIAEAAKRFYVGYRELGERSFLHTDTVALLDREGRLRLVYGQDKVARIGSDLKTILAQRRW from the coding sequence GTGAAGCACCCCTCGCAAAAACGCTTTTGGTGGCTCGCCGCGCTGGGGGTCGTAGCGGCTTTGGTGGCGGCGTTTTCCTGGGGGCAGCTGCGCGCGGACGCGGCACCGACGCTCCACGGCACGGCGCTCGACAACCCGCCGCTGGTCGCACCTTTCGAGCTCACGAACGCGCGCGGCGAGCGCGTCACCTTAGAGGCGTGGCGCGGCGAGCTGCTGCTCGTCTTTTTCGGGTTTACGAGCTGCCCCGACGTGTGCCCGCTGACGCTCGGGCGCCTCGCCAAGATCTACGAGGACCTGGGCGAACCCGAGGACGTGCAGGTCGTGATGATCACCGTCGACCCCGAGCACGACACCCCCGAGGTGACGCAGCGCTACGCCGAGGCCTTTCACCCCGACTTCGTCGGTTTAAGCGGTTCGACCGCCGACATCGCGGAGGCGGCGAAGCGGTTTTACGTCGGTTACCGCGAGCTGGGCGAGCGCAGCTTTTTACACACCGATACCGTGGCGCTCCTCGACCGCGAGGGACGGCTCAGGCTCGTCTACGGTCAGGACAAGGTGGCGCGCATCGGCAGCGACCTTAAGACCATCCTGGCGCAGCGGCGTTGGTGA
- a CDS encoding TIGR01777 family oxidoreductase: MTPPDSPPVLVISGASGLVGRALVRAAAGRYALRLLTRDPAKHRFPAGQAVGWDPAAARKGDERALETLGGALEGAYAIINLAGASIADGRLGREHQQRVLSSRLESAQTLLAAARRCSAPPQVWFQASATGYYGDRGDAELGEEAPSGEGVLAEICRRWEAAPEDAAGARLVLGRIGVVFAREAPAWRKLLLPIKLGLGGPLGSGQQWLSWIHLEDLAEAILFLLERGHGPYNLTAPGSVRQLELSRAAAARLRRPALFPTPAPLLRLALGKLADELLLASAKVRPARLLEEGFAFRYPTLERALDELVG; this comes from the coding sequence ATGACCCCACCCGACTCCCCCCCCGTCCTCGTCATCTCCGGCGCCTCCGGCCTCGTGGGGCGCGCGCTCGTGCGCGCCGCAGCGGGGCGCTACGCGTTGCGGCTCCTCACCCGCGACCCCGCCAAGCACCGCTTCCCCGCGGGTCAAGCCGTCGGCTGGGATCCCGCGGCGGCGCGCAAGGGCGACGAGCGCGCGCTCGAGACGCTGGGGGGGGCGCTCGAGGGCGCCTACGCCATCATCAACCTCGCGGGCGCCTCGATCGCCGACGGGCGCCTGGGCCGCGAGCACCAGCAGCGGGTGCTTTCGAGCCGGCTCGAGAGCGCGCAGACGCTCTTGGCGGCGGCGCGGCGCTGCAGCGCGCCGCCCCAGGTCTGGTTTCAGGCGTCCGCCACAGGCTACTACGGCGACCGCGGCGACGCCGAACTGGGCGAAGAGGCGCCGAGCGGCGAGGGGGTGCTGGCGGAGATCTGCCGGCGTTGGGAGGCGGCGCCCGAAGACGCGGCCGGGGCGCGCCTCGTCCTCGGGCGCATCGGCGTGGTCTTTGCGCGCGAGGCGCCGGCGTGGCGTAAGCTCCTGCTGCCCATCAAGCTCGGGCTCGGAGGGCCTCTAGGGAGCGGTCAGCAGTGGCTCTCCTGGATCCACCTGGAGGACCTCGCCGAGGCCATCTTGTTCCTGCTCGAGAGGGGCCACGGCCCCTACAACCTCACAGCGCCGGGGAGCGTGCGGCAGCTCGAGCTGAGCCGTGCGGCGGCGGCGCGCCTCAGGCGCCCCGCCCTCTTCCCGACCCCCGCCCCGCTCTTACGCCTAGCGCTCGGCAAGCTCGCCGACGAGCTCCTCTTGGCGAGCGCCAAGGTGCGCCCCGCGCGGCTCTTGGAGGAAGGCTTCGCGTTCCGCTACCCGACCCTCGAGCGGGCACTAGACGAGCTTGTGGGATAA